AATTAAATTGGCAGAAGCTGAAATGCCTGGGTTAATGAGCTTGAGAGAAGAATATGGAGATTCTCAACCATTAGCAGGTGCTAGAATTGCTGGTTGTTTACACATGACAATTCAAACTGCAGTTTTAATTGAAACTTTACAAGCTTTAGGAGCAGAAGTTACTTGGAGTTCTTGTAATATTTTTTCTACACAAGATCAAGCTGCTGCTGCAATTGCTGCAACAGGAACAGCTGTTTACGCTTGGAAAGGATTAAGTGAAGAAGAATTTGATTGGTGTATAGAACAAACTTTATTCTTTGGAGAAGATAAAAAACCATTAAACTTAATTTTAGATGATGGTGGAGATTTAACAAACATGGTTTTGGATCGTTATCCAGAATTAGCTGCAGGAATCAACGGTTTATCAGAAGAAACTACAACAGGAGTTCACAGATTGTATGATAGAGTAAAGGCAGGAACTTTACCAATGCCAGCAATTAATGTAAACGATTCTGTTACAAAATCTAAATTTGATAATAAATATGGTTGTAAAGAATCTGCAGTAGATGCAATTCGTAGAGCAACAGATATTATGTTAGCAGGTAAACGTGTAACTGTTTGTGGTTATGGTGATGTTGGTAAAGGTACAGCAGCTTCTTTTAAAGGAGCAGGTTCTATTGTAACGGTTACAGAAATCGATCCTATTTGTGCTTTACAAGCAGCAATGGATGGTTTTGAAGTGAAGCGTTTAGAAACTGTTGTTGGTAATTCTGATATTATTATTACAACTACAGGAAACAAAGATATTATTCAAGGTCGTCATTTCGAAGCAATGAAAGACAAAGTAATCGTTTGTAATATTGGACATTTCGATAACGAAATTGACATGGCTTGGTTAAACAAAAACCATGGTAATACAAAAGATACTATTAAACCACAAGTTGATAAATATAACATCAACGGAAACGATATTATTCTTTTAGCAGAAGGACGTTTAGTAAACTTAGGTTGTGCAACAGGTCATCCAAGTTTTGTAATGTCTAACTCATTTACAAATCAAACTTTGGCTCAAATAGAACTTTGGACTAACAGAGATGCTTACGGAAACGACGTGTATATGTTACCAAAACATTTAGATGAAAAAGTAGCAAACTTACACTTAGCAAAAATAGGAGTTGAGCTTACAGAATTAAGACCAGATCAAGCATCATATATTGGTGTAACAGTAGAAGGTCCTTTTAAGCCAGAACACTATAGATACTAAATAATTGTCATTCCGAAATGAGACTTTTTAGTCGATTGAGGAATCTCAAATATTAAAACTCAAAAACCCTTTCACTTGAGCTGAATTTATTTCAGTTTCATTTGAAAGGGTTTTTCTTTGTCTGTCATTTCTGCTTTTTTCATTTTCTGTCATTCCGAAATGAGCCTTTTTAGGTCTTTCGACTTCGCTCAAGATAAACTATTGAGGAATCTCTCTTTATCTTTTTGGGCGTTTTAACAGGCTTTCACTACTCGCTTTTTTGTTGAAAAAACAAAAAGAGCTCAAACAAACCGTTCAATCCTTAACGCGATCGATTCTTTAATCATAAAAAGAGTTTCATCAATTTTAAGTACCTTTCAAAAAAATAAATCCTGAATGAAAACCGTAAATACTTCAACTTTAGAAAACAGATTAAAAACTTTAGAAAGTTATATTCCACATAGTAAAAGTGTAGATGTAACTATTTCTAAAGCTGATGTTGCATGGCATTTAGATCACAGTTTAAAAGTGTTAAATGCTGTGGCAAAAAGTATGGAAACTTCAGATCCAACATTATTCAGAAATAACTTTACCTTCATCGGAAAAATATGTCTTAAAATTGGTTTTTTTCCAAGAGGAAAAGCGAAAGCACCAAAATATGTAAAACCACCAGAAGTAATTTTAGATTCAGCAATTGTTTCACAATTAGCAGAAGCAAGACAACATATAAAAGGAATTAATAATTTAGAAGACAATGCTTATTTCAGACATCCATTATTCGGACATATAAATAAGAAGAGAGTTTTCCGTTTTATGGATACACATACAAAGCATCACCTAAAGATTGTAAAGAGTATTTTAAAAAAGTAGATTCTATTTTTTTACTTCTATATCTTTGCAGCAATCAAGAATACTAAAAAAATCTATTTTGAAGAAAAAAACATTGCTTTCTATAATTTCTGTAGTTATTTTAATTGCAGTTTATGGTTACGAACAATTTTTAAATTCTAATGAAGAAGGCGTTCTAATAGAAGCAGGTAAAACACCAAAAGCAATAACAAACCAGTATTTTTTACCAACAAGTACTACTAATCAAGTTGTACATCATGAAAATTACTCGTTATCATATAGTGAAAAACACGAACAAGCAGAATGGGTTGCTTACGAGTTAAAAACTGCACATTTAAGTAAAACAAACCACAAAAGACCTTATTTTCAAATAGACAATGCTGTAAAAACGAAAGCGGCACATTGGCGTAATTATAAAAAGTCTGGTTTCGATAAAGGGCATTTATGTCCGGCAGGAGACAGACGTTTTGCAAAGTCGGCACATGACGAAACCTTTTTAACAAGTAATATTAGTCCGCAAGAACATCAGTTTAACGCAGGCATTTGGAATCGTTTAGAACAGAAAGTACGTTATTGGGCAAAGAAAAACGATGGTATTTTTGTAATTACAGGTGGTGTTTTAGAAAATAATTTAAAAACAATTGGTAGCGAATCTGTTTCTGTACCAGAACAATTTTATAAAGTAATCTTAGACAAAACAAACGGTAGCATTAAAATGTTGGCTTTTTTAATGCCTCATAAAGAATCAAACTTGCCTTTGTACAAATTTGTAGTTTCTGTAGATAAAATAGAAGCGTTAACAGGTATCGATTTCTTTAAAGAATTAGACGATTCTATCGAAGATACCTTAGAAAAATCTAGCAGTTATAAAAACTGGAGTTTTTAGAATATCTAAAATCAAACTGGTTAACCAATTTTAAAAATACTATTTTTGCCCAAAACTAAATAAGCATTTATGAAAAGTTCTACTGCAATACTTTATATGATAATTAGCGTAATCGCTTTTTCTTTAATGAATGCTGTTGTAAAATATTTAGGTGCATTTCATGCGTACCAAATTGTTTTTTTTAGATCTATAGGGACTTTAATGTTTACGATTCCGTTAATTTTAAAAGCTAAAATTCCAATTTTAGGAAACAATAAAAAGTGGTTGTTTTTAAGAGGACTTTTTGGTGTAATCTCTTTAACGTGCTTCTTTCAATCATTAAATTATTTAGCAGTTGGTACAGCTGTTTCAATACGATATACTTCTCCCATTTTTGCTGCGATTTTTGCTTTAATATTTTTAAAAGAAAGAGTGAAACCTATTCAGTGGGTGTTGTTTTTAATTGCTTTTATAGGTGTTTTAATTATAAAAGGATTTGGCACAGACATGCATTCTCTAGGGTTGTTTTTTATAATACTATCAGCAGTATTTTTAGGTTTAATATTTGTTGTGATTCGTAAAATTGGAAATTCAGAAAACCCATTAGTTATTATTAATTATTTTATGGTAATGGCTTTCGTTTTTGGAGGTATAATGTCTATTAATCATTGGAAAACTCCCAATCTAACAGAATGGTTACTTCTACTGAGTTTAGGTGTTTTTGGGTATTTTGGTCAATTGTATATGACAAAAGCATTACAATCTCATGAAACAAATGTAATTGCTCCTTTAAAGTATTTAGAAGTTGTTTTTATGATTATAATTGGTGCTTTTTGGTTTGATGAAGTTTATAACTTATGGACCTTATTAGGTATCTTTCTTATAATGCTAGGTTTAATATATAACATCTATTTAAAAAGAAAGAAAGGTTAGGTTTTTAACCCAACCAACCATCTCTATCTAAACTTCTATATTGTATTGCTTCTGCAATTTGATCAGGAGTAATATCTTTAGAATTTGCTAAATCTGCGATTGTTCTAGATACTTTTAAAATCCTGTCATAAGCTCTTGCAGAAAGGTTTAATTTTTCCATCGCAGTTTTTAAAAGTGTTTTACTTTCTTCAGATAATTTACAAAATTCACGAATCTGCTTTACGCTCATTTGTGCATTATAATGTACGTTTTCAAAATCTTTAAAACGTTCAGATTGTATTTCTCTAGATGCTGTAACTCGTGCTCTAATATCTACACTAGATTCTCCTTTTCTTTCTTCGGATAGTTTTGAAAATGGAACAGGAGTCACTTCAATATGAATGTCGATTCTATCTAACAAAGGCCCTGATATTTTACTCAAATAACGTTGCATTTCTTGTGGAGAAGATGTCATCGGGCTATTGGGGTCGTTAAAAAATCCTGAAGGACTAGGATTCATACTTGCTACCAACATAAAACTACTTGGATATGTAACTGTAAACTTTGCTCTAGAAATAGTAACTTCTCTATCTTCTAAAGGTTGACGCATAACTTCTAAAACATCTCTTTTAAACTCTGGCAATTCATCTAAAAATAAAACACCATTATGAGACAAAGAAATTTCTCCTGGTCTTGGATATTGTCCTCCACCAACAAGTGCTACATTCGAAATTGTGTGATGAGGACTTCTAAAAGGACGTTGGTAAAGCAATCCTTCTTTTTTAGTTTTACCAACCACAGAATGAATTTTTGTGGTTTCTAAAGCTTCGTGTAAAGTCATCGGAGGTAAAATAGAAGGCAATCTTTTCGCTAACATTGTTTTTCCAGATCCTGGAGGACCAATCAAAATAATATTATGTCCACCTGCAGCAGCAATTTCCATGCAACGTTTTATAGATTCTTGCCCTTTAACATCAGAAAAATCAAACTCTGGGAAATCGATGTTTTTATAAAATTCAGCTCTTGTATCTACAATAGTGGGTTCAATTTTTTGATCACCATTAAAATGATTGATTACTTCCAGAATATTTTCTACACCTAAAACTTCCAACTCATCTACAATTGCAGCTTCTTTAGCGTTTTCTTTTGGTAGAATTAAATATTTAAAACCTTCTTCTCTTGCTTTTATGGCAATAGGTAAAGCGCCTCTTATAGGTTGTAAACTTCCGTCTAAAGATAGTTCGCCCATAATTACATACTCATCAATCTTGTCTGACTTTATTTGATTAGAAGCAGACAAAATCCCTACAGCTAAAGTTAAATCATAAGAAGCACCTTCTTTTCTAATATCAGCAGGCGCCATATTAATGATGATTTTCTTACCAGGAAGTTTGTAACTATTGTTATTTAAAGCGGCAGAAATCCGATAGGAACTTTCACGAACAGCGTTATCTGGTAAACCGACTAAATGATAGCCTATACCTTTATCAATATTTACTTCTACAATAATTGTGGTGGCTTCTATACCAAAAACGGCAGAACCATAGACTTTAACAAGCATTTTTTTTCTTTAAAGATAAAGAAAATTAATTGATGTTGGCTTGTCTGAAGTTGCAAGGATCCCATCTTGTAGGATCGTACTTCTGTAAAAAGCCTTTTAGAAGATTTTCATCTCTATAACTTTTGTAATCGTCATAGATGAATATTGTAGCCTTTGTACTGAGATTTTTATCAGAAATTAAAAATTGTCCACTGTCAATATCTTCAAAAGAAATAGTAGAAAATTTATAATAATTTTTGAAGTTTAAATTTTTCTTAAGAGAAGCATAAGAAGGGTTAATGTCTGTTTTAACCGAAAAAGAAGTTGTGTATATACTAACTGGAATAAAATTATTGTTGGTAGTTTTTTGTTGTGAAAAACAAAAACTACCAACAAATAAAGTTAAAAGTAAAGAAGCGTATTTTTTCATAGTACGAATTATTACTTTATAAATATACTGTAATTATTTGATAAATAAAACCTTAAGCAGAATTTCTACTTGCATTAATATTTCCAAATAAAGAACGCATTACCATTTTTTCATAAACTTCAATATCTTTCTGGCTTCCGTTCGTTTTTTGAAGTTCTTGAATTTTCTTTAAAGCAAATTGTTGTATTGTTAATAAAGGCAATACAATTTCTTCTCTCATTACAATGGATGCTTTTCCTACTGGGAAGTTTTCCATCAATTCAGATTCTCCTGTAAGCTTTAAAAGTAATCTTTTAGTTGTTTCGTATTCTGCAAAAATCAATTTCCAAAATTCTCCAAACTCTTCATCATCTGCCATGTAAGATGTTAATCCGAAGAAAGATTTTGTTAAACTCATCATACTATTTTCTAACAGTGTTCTAAAGAAATCTGAAGCATTGTAAAATTCAATAATTTCATCAAATCTACCAGCGTCTTCATATTTTTTTAATGCAGTTCCAACTCCATAAAAACCAGGAACGTTTTGTTTTAACTGACTCCAACTTCCTACAAAAGGAATTGCTCTAAGTGCAGAGAAATCTAACGTATCAGAATTAGAACGCTTACTTGGTCTACTTCCAATATTGGTTTTTGCATAATATTTTAACGTACTCATTTTTTCTAAATACGGTAAAAATTTATCATGATTTTTGAAATCTACATAGGTTTGGTAGCTTGTTGCTGCCATATCATCTATTAAATCTCTATGTTTATCATTTAACTGATCTTTGGTAAAAACTTCGTTTTTAATACCAGAACTTATTAATTGTTCTAAGTTATATTGAGAAGAATTTTCAGTACCAAAATTAGAACTAATTGTTTGTCCTTGAATTGTTAATTGAATTTCTTTATCTTCAATTGTTGGGCCTAAAGAAGCATAAAACTGGTGTGTTTTTCCTCCTCCACGTGCAGGTGGTCCACCACGTCCGTCAAAGAAAATTACTTCAATGTCAAATTCTCTAGAAATTCTTGTTAAAGCTTCTTTTGCTTTAAAGATTCCCCAGTTTGCCATTAAATAACCACCATCTTTTGTTCCGTCAGAGAAACCAAGCATAATCGTTTGTTTGTCTTTTCTTTTAGATACGTGATATCTATAAACTTTATTAGAATATAAAGTTCTCATTACTTCTTCTGCGTTTTCTAAATCTTCTACAGTTTCAAAAAGCGGAATTACATCTACAGGTAATTCATTTTCAAAACCACATAAGTTTAACATTGCAAATGTTTCCATTACGTGTAAAGCAGTTTGGTTGTTACTAATAATGTAACGGTTTGCTCCACGCTCTCCATTTCTATGTTGAATCTCTTTTAACGCGTAAATAGATTCTATGGTTTTAACAGAATCTTCATCCGTTAAAATACTTGGATCAATTTTACCTTTTACAACAGATAAAACCTCAACTTGTTCTTCTTCAGAAAGACTTAAATAATTTTTAGGGAACGTTGTATCTCCAGTTTTTTGTAAGTCTTCTACAATTTGTACAAATGCATGGTGATGCACTCTACTATCTTGTCTAATATCTAATGTTGCAAAGTGGAAACCAAAAATTCTAACTTTGTTGATTACATCATTTAACTCCTCAACAAATAAAGATTGATGTTCGTTTACAATAATTTCTCTTGCAGCATATAATTCTTCTAAAAGAATTTTTTGAGAAAAGTTAATTTCAACATAGCTTCTAATTACATGCTTGTATAATCTTTTTTCTACTCTTGCTAAAATTTCTTGAACACCATCAAAAGTAAAACGTCTTTTTAAACGTCTTACATCTCTGTAATAGCTTTTTAAAATTGTTTGACGCAATCTTTCTGCAACATCTAATGTGATTTTTGTAGTTACAAATGGGTTTCCATCTCTATCTCCACCTGGCCAAAAACCAAGATCAATAATTTCATTTTCTATTGGTTTACCATCGTAAATATGATGTTGAATGTAATTGTAAATTTTTGGTATAGAGTGATAAAATACATGCTCTAAATACCAGATTAAACTTACAGCTTCATTAAAAGGGGATGGTTTTACTTTTTTATAGAAAGGAGTTTTTCCTAGTTGAGCTAATAACTTTCTGATGAGTAATAAATCATCCTTTTGTATCGCCTTATCTAAATCTGTAATAATACCCAAAACTGAACCTGGGTAAAATTGAGTTGGATGCGCAGTTAACACAATACGAACTTTAAAATCTTCTAAATGGGCTTTTAATTCGTCTTTCTTATTGTTAAGATATGCAGCGTCTTTAGAATTTCTAAGTGTTCCAAATCCATTCATATTATTTATTACTGGGTAAGCAGCATCTTCTACAGCATCAAACAATACTACTTGACGTTCTATAAATTGAATAAAACGAAAAAGTAAATCTGTTTTTTCTTTTTCAGTTGGATTTTCCTGATATTTTTCAAAAAAATGATCTACAATTTCTGTAGGATTTTTTTCTAATTCAAAACCTTTTTCACAAACTTTATGCAAAAGTGGTAATAATACCCCAGTATCATCTATAGTGTCAAAAGGTAGCGTTGTGAAAATACTGTTATAAATTTGATATTTAGACAGTACGTTTTCATTAAATCGATCTAACTTAGGTAAGTTGTTCATTTTATATTGCTTTTACGGGAATAAAATTACAAAAAACAGAAGTGATTGAACCTACCTTTTAATGAATAATCATTGATTTATTTACGAAAACGATATAAATTACACTTAAATTTTATCAAATATCTAATTTCTGTTGCTCCTTGTTTTTTTTGAGCCTTTTAAACACAAAAAAACCTCCAATTTTTTATTGAAGGTTTTCTGAATATTAAAATAAGATGAACTTATAATTTTAAAGATTTTAATGTCTCTACTAATTTTTCATCTGAAGGTCTTGGTGCATTTGCATTAATGATATTTCCTTGTGGATCTATCAATATAAAACGCGGAATTCCTTTTATCAGATAATCTTTAATAAATTGAGAATCCCAATTATTATCTGCAAACAACTGTATTCCTTTTAGTTCTTTATCAATAATCATCTTTTTCCATTTTTCATGATCTTTTATTCTATCAATGGAAATGCTTACAAACTCAATGTTTTTACTATGAAATTCTTTTTCTAACTTTATTAAAGAAGGAATCTCTGCAATACAAGGTCCACACCAAGTAGCCCAAATATCTAGGTACAAGTATTTTCCTTTTAAGTCATCTAAAGAAGTTTTTCCGCCAGCATTATTTTCATAATTCACAAATTTTGGAGACGGACTTCCCTTAGAAAGAGCTTTTAATTTTTTGTATGCTTCTGCAATTTTTTTATTGTTTTCTTCATTTG
The window above is part of the Polaribacter sp. SA4-12 genome. Proteins encoded here:
- the ahcY gene encoding adenosylhomocysteinase; translation: MSKDTAYVPFKVKDISLADWGRKEIKLAEAEMPGLMSLREEYGDSQPLAGARIAGCLHMTIQTAVLIETLQALGAEVTWSSCNIFSTQDQAAAAIAATGTAVYAWKGLSEEEFDWCIEQTLFFGEDKKPLNLILDDGGDLTNMVLDRYPELAAGINGLSEETTTGVHRLYDRVKAGTLPMPAINVNDSVTKSKFDNKYGCKESAVDAIRRATDIMLAGKRVTVCGYGDVGKGTAASFKGAGSIVTVTEIDPICALQAAMDGFEVKRLETVVGNSDIIITTTGNKDIIQGRHFEAMKDKVIVCNIGHFDNEIDMAWLNKNHGNTKDTIKPQVDKYNINGNDIILLAEGRLVNLGCATGHPSFVMSNSFTNQTLAQIELWTNRDAYGNDVYMLPKHLDEKVANLHLAKIGVELTELRPDQASYIGVTVEGPFKPEHYRY
- a CDS encoding DUF1569 domain-containing protein, whose translation is MKTVNTSTLENRLKTLESYIPHSKSVDVTISKADVAWHLDHSLKVLNAVAKSMETSDPTLFRNNFTFIGKICLKIGFFPRGKAKAPKYVKPPEVILDSAIVSQLAEARQHIKGINNLEDNAYFRHPLFGHINKKRVFRFMDTHTKHHLKIVKSILKK
- a CDS encoding DNA/RNA non-specific endonuclease, producing the protein MKKKTLLSIISVVILIAVYGYEQFLNSNEEGVLIEAGKTPKAITNQYFLPTSTTNQVVHHENYSLSYSEKHEQAEWVAYELKTAHLSKTNHKRPYFQIDNAVKTKAAHWRNYKKSGFDKGHLCPAGDRRFAKSAHDETFLTSNISPQEHQFNAGIWNRLEQKVRYWAKKNDGIFVITGGVLENNLKTIGSESVSVPEQFYKVILDKTNGSIKMLAFLMPHKESNLPLYKFVVSVDKIEALTGIDFFKELDDSIEDTLEKSSSYKNWSF
- a CDS encoding DMT family transporter — its product is MKSSTAILYMIISVIAFSLMNAVVKYLGAFHAYQIVFFRSIGTLMFTIPLILKAKIPILGNNKKWLFLRGLFGVISLTCFFQSLNYLAVGTAVSIRYTSPIFAAIFALIFLKERVKPIQWVLFLIAFIGVLIIKGFGTDMHSLGLFFIILSAVFLGLIFVVIRKIGNSENPLVIINYFMVMAFVFGGIMSINHWKTPNLTEWLLLLSLGVFGYFGQLYMTKALQSHETNVIAPLKYLEVVFMIIIGAFWFDEVYNLWTLLGIFLIMLGLIYNIYLKRKKG
- a CDS encoding YifB family Mg chelatase-like AAA ATPase, giving the protein MLVKVYGSAVFGIEATTIIVEVNIDKGIGYHLVGLPDNAVRESSYRISAALNNNSYKLPGKKIIINMAPADIRKEGASYDLTLAVGILSASNQIKSDKIDEYVIMGELSLDGSLQPIRGALPIAIKAREEGFKYLILPKENAKEAAIVDELEVLGVENILEVINHFNGDQKIEPTIVDTRAEFYKNIDFPEFDFSDVKGQESIKRCMEIAAAGGHNIILIGPPGSGKTMLAKRLPSILPPMTLHEALETTKIHSVVGKTKKEGLLYQRPFRSPHHTISNVALVGGGQYPRPGEISLSHNGVLFLDELPEFKRDVLEVMRQPLEDREVTISRAKFTVTYPSSFMLVASMNPSPSGFFNDPNSPMTSSPQEMQRYLSKISGPLLDRIDIHIEVTPVPFSKLSEERKGESSVDIRARVTASREIQSERFKDFENVHYNAQMSVKQIREFCKLSEESKTLLKTAMEKLNLSARAYDRILKVSRTIADLANSKDITPDQIAEAIQYRSLDRDGWLG
- a CDS encoding phosphoenolpyruvate carboxylase, with protein sequence MNNLPKLDRFNENVLSKYQIYNSIFTTLPFDTIDDTGVLLPLLHKVCEKGFELEKNPTEIVDHFFEKYQENPTEKEKTDLLFRFIQFIERQVVLFDAVEDAAYPVINNMNGFGTLRNSKDAAYLNNKKDELKAHLEDFKVRIVLTAHPTQFYPGSVLGIITDLDKAIQKDDLLLIRKLLAQLGKTPFYKKVKPSPFNEAVSLIWYLEHVFYHSIPKIYNYIQHHIYDGKPIENEIIDLGFWPGGDRDGNPFVTTKITLDVAERLRQTILKSYYRDVRRLKRRFTFDGVQEILARVEKRLYKHVIRSYVEINFSQKILLEELYAAREIIVNEHQSLFVEELNDVINKVRIFGFHFATLDIRQDSRVHHHAFVQIVEDLQKTGDTTFPKNYLSLSEEEQVEVLSVVKGKIDPSILTDEDSVKTIESIYALKEIQHRNGERGANRYIISNNQTALHVMETFAMLNLCGFENELPVDVIPLFETVEDLENAEEVMRTLYSNKVYRYHVSKRKDKQTIMLGFSDGTKDGGYLMANWGIFKAKEALTRISREFDIEVIFFDGRGGPPARGGGKTHQFYASLGPTIEDKEIQLTIQGQTISSNFGTENSSQYNLEQLISSGIKNEVFTKDQLNDKHRDLIDDMAATSYQTYVDFKNHDKFLPYLEKMSTLKYYAKTNIGSRPSKRSNSDTLDFSALRAIPFVGSWSQLKQNVPGFYGVGTALKKYEDAGRFDEIIEFYNASDFFRTLLENSMMSLTKSFFGLTSYMADDEEFGEFWKLIFAEYETTKRLLLKLTGESELMENFPVGKASIVMREEIVLPLLTIQQFALKKIQELQKTNGSQKDIEVYEKMVMRSLFGNINASRNSA